From a region of the Solanum stenotomum isolate F172 chromosome 2, ASM1918654v1, whole genome shotgun sequence genome:
- the LOC125855645 gene encoding uncharacterized protein At1g21580 isoform X4 — protein MDLPPYHHQHHRHHHHRYVQPPPNFSHNPNFFHHLPPPPQPPQQRLPPPPPPLSNLPPPPPQRHISHPPLPPSPSPPFHHKSQFSFPSRHSENPRYDYHQNRSPPRVSSNINLNQPPYHPPHPHPSSFHYNDHYHNPPPPPPPRFTVNDFTSSGLRENRASSVNDSQEPLRVRRDVNSKYDDDERYRLERRRMDIDTNPSRDFRPSPGNYELRDDRYEDERWEYGGNVDEVPVGSSSRRVSSLDNGNDYGDVRFSNRLRVDKEEIHRSPQKKQVQKKSALLRIQCGKANNRSRNQDHDLSSGAVRGKQKDVFERLERRVEEREGSQMELDVSFKSNALVAKAIMTPSSSAIDSDRSEAPRCKKIRKVNFSGSPTKRIGDDLGKGNGSANDSGCLPSSNQEFNCLADKITVSAVGSSSKCTLGSYKDSRHLAAKITDSVDGRTSNGTLNNNESKLLPDEDTVSVASSPSNSTSLLSSTVTNDLTGIKESKESAEIKVLNQGSNHVEKFRIPFFIVRKKKVTKKKVINPINVKLPSDEVVSKLEKPSKLSAVSKDESVEQSKSDGKKASPAKVLVSSSVEINGVADYTSRSVQSVPSTMNFETCMIEVQNKPTSSDADNTGHVGGNSEDELRVSEYGPIKESSESMACEERNGDGREIHKDEVSSSTEDTYISADSGLGFSDGKKNAVAAIGSFGAGSVEPSSDPNIVPLLTNIEKGLRESFLNGNDSSSNSDETGRIAVVNDLQTAECLSNSDPRAGTFGGSFESCVDGVTLSPEMRHTKGSINAVVSVGDDVRIIVDDDCLPKVTRKRKIMDDESVLPTTKMSKTGENVVSYLLGQGNNFSCFREDHASEEEDGIVSGNGTDSLKGDHSHGGPSEVELSLQDCFKDDSDSCSTKSPKKSEVSSPAKVKSVPCVTTYEEPSSRPITVPMINDVSVTELESRNTLTNVDDSPLARPSVNVLESSSTAKGVCQAEPFEDGLMDHFSDVQQVIPHNSQLGAVGQETTTSVVSIEMLRMADRVSDDKGSSVGMDQKLAPEGHESCNYVLDRDDMPLLADNLSLFANKVSVKSMESVLDMSPLVSFPDLTNSSVSEEPIDKSSMSSEIVIEKALRVDENSITAYDNISSSVKTLSDAFEFGRSSDHKVGGDPLVNVSTVALSSQNTVKSSKNVSSQGWKPNLGANQQSPAGSRVLSVRPSSFITPRNVPVPKKPLTWHRTGNSSSSVVGRGSQMNALPPQSHLSKDTAKVGSYIRKGNSLVRNPSPVGSVPKGYHARSSSTYRLNSSGVNDLRRKCENRAEITGSPSCRGTPEVNAPSERPKTPTQSESFSCITLVSTSSPVVDHPGNGSIATNSDPMEVTDNILALKPSEHPSTSSAVPECQIGLGGDSGSQNTLDEGSSKKNIVYVKQRSNQLLAASDKTQTSSDGYYKRRKNQLIRASGNNHMKQRIVMTKNIVPFQRGTKRLNGLAKISKLSKFSSVWKLGDTQSSRKYGGTVEYEKLWPYLFPWKRASYRRSFPSSSPSDNSSIIRRKLLLSKKRETIYTRSIHGLSLRRSKVLSVSGSSLKWSKSIEQRSKKATEAFLQEAALAVAAVDKRKRGQYGFNADSMNGNNVSRERIFRIGCERYKMDSSGKTLQRISDEEPSVSVPEAKKSYIPKRLLIGNDEYVRVGNGNKLVRNPKRRVRILASEKVRWSLHTARIRLARKKQYCQFFTRFGKCNKDNGKCPYIHDPSKIAVCSKFLNGSCSDTNCKLTHEVIPERMQDCSYFLQGICANENCPYRHVNVNPNASICEGFLRGYCADGNECQKKHSYVCPVFEATGNCPKGSKCKLHHPKNRRKGVKRKALSELKNGRGRYFGSPHIDITECITAGSEKPSVKGNNDIFLEGKFVDFIGLDGSDEEEHTIDQRSEEKPLCESGPAEMQLDDLDELIKPMRLINRNRSVGSSPYIDSPSDMTTSYVSE, from the exons ATGGATCTTCCTCCCTATCACCACCAGCACCACCGTCACCATCACCACAGGTACGTTCAACCTCCTCCAAACTTTTCCCATAACCCTAATTTCTTCCACCACCTTCCTCCGCCGCCGCAGCCGCCACAGCAACGGcttccaccaccaccaccaccactcTCCAATCTCCCTCCACCACCACCTCAGCGCCATATCTCTCACCCCCCTCTTCCTCCTTCCCCATCCCCTCCCTTCCACCACAAATCCCAGTTCTCCTTTCCTTCTCGTCATTCAGAAAACCCTCGATACGATTATCACCAAAATCGCTCTCCCCCTAGGGTTTCCTCTAATATAAACCTAAATCAACCTCCATACCACCCCCCTCACCCGCATCCCTCAAGTTTTCATTATAACGACCATTACCATAaccctcctcctcctcctccaccgAGGTTTACTGTGAATGATTTTACCTCAAGTGGGTTGAGAGAGAATCGTGCTAGCTCTGTAAACGATAGTCAAGAGCCTCTTAGGGTTAGGAGAGATGTGAATAGcaagtatgatgatgatgaaaggTACCGTCTTGAGAGGCGTAGAATGGATATTGATACAAACCCATCGAGGGATTTTAGACCGAGTCCGGGGAATTATGAGTTGCGTGATGATAGATATGAAGATGAGAGATGGGAATATGGTGGTAATGTTGATGAGGTTCCAGTTGGTTCTTCTTCTAGGCGAGTGTCTTCCTTGGATAATGGTAATGATTACGGTGATGTTAGGTTTAGCAATAGGTTAAGAGTGGACAAGGAGGAAATTCATAGGTCTCCGCAGAAGAAGCAAGTGCAGAAGAAGAGTGCATTACTCAGGATTCAATGTGGGAAAGCTAACAACAGGAGTAGAAATCAGGACCATGACTTGAGTTCTGGTGCGGTAAGGGGAAAGCAGAAAGATGTGTTTGAGAGGTTGGAGAGAAGGGTTGAGGAAAGAGAGGGAAGTCAGATGGAGCTTGATGTTTCATTTAAATCTAATGCACTTGTGGCAAAGGCCATTATGACCCCGTCAAGCTCCGCCATTGACTCAGACAGAAGTGAAGCACCTAGATGTAAGAAGAttagaaaagtgaatttctcTGGTTCTCCAACAAAGAGAATTGGGGACGATTTGGGAAAGGGTAATGGTTCAGCAAATGATTCTGGTTGCCTACCGAGTTCTAACCAGGAGTTCAATTGTTTGGCAGATAAAATTACGGTTTCTGCAGTTGGAAGTTCATCTAAGTGCACTTTGGGTTCTTACAAGGATTCAAGACACTTGGCAGCTAAAATTACAGATTCTGTTGATGGACGCACATCTAATGGTACCTTGAATAACAACGAGTCAAAACTTTTGCCTGATGAAGATACAGTTTCTGTTGCTAGTAGTCCATCTAACAGCACTTCGTTGCTGAGTTCCACTGTGACAAATGATTTAACTGGAATCAAAGAAAGCAAGGAATCTGCAGAGATCAAGGTTTTGAATCAGGGTAGTAATCATGTTGAGAAGTTTAGAATACCTTTCTTCATAGTTAGAAAGAAGAAAGTGACTAAGAAGAAAGTCATAAACCCTATCAATGTGAAATTGCCTTCAGATGAAGTAGTTAGCAAACTAGAAAAACCTTCTAAACTGTCTGCTGTTAGTAAAGATGAGTCTGTAGAGCAGTCTAAATCTGATGGGAAGAAAGCTAGTCCAGCTAAAGTCTTGGTTTCTTCAAGCGTGGAAATTAATGGCGTTGCTGATTATACCAGCAGATCAGTTCAGAGTGTCCCTTCCACGATGAATTTTGAGACATGTATGATTGAAGTACAAAACAAACCTACTAGTTCTGATGCGGATAATACTGGTCATGTTGGAGGGAATTCTGAGGATGAGCTCCGAGTGTCCGAATATGGTCCTATTAAAGAATCTTCTGAGTCCATGGCTTGTGAAGAAAGAAATGGCGATGGGAGAGAAATTCACAAAGATGAAGTGTCTTCGTCAACTGAAGATACATATATCTCTGCTGATTCTGGGTTGGGGTTTTCTGATGGGAAGAAGAATGCAGTTGCTGCTATAGGATCCTTTGGAGCAGGTTCTGTGGAGCCATCCAGTGACCCCAACATTGTACCTCTGTTGACTAATATTGAGAAAGGACTCCGAGAGAGTTTCTTGAATGGAAATGACAGTAGTTCTAATTCTGATGAGACTGGGAGAATTGCGGTTGTCAATGACTTGCAAACTGCAGAGTGTTTGAGTAATAGTGATCCAAGGGCTGGTACTTTTGGCGGTAGTTTTGAATCATGTGTTGATGGAGTCACATTGTCACCTGAGATGAGACATACTAAAGGATCTATCAATGCAGTGGTTTCTGTTGGAGATGATGTTAGGATTATTGTGGATGATGACTGTTTACCTAAGGTCACCAGGAAGAGGAAGATTATGGATGACGAGTCTGTTTTGCCCACTACGAAGATGAGTAAGACAGGGGAAAATGTGGTTAGTTATTTGCTAGGCCAAGGTAATAatttcagttgttttagagAAGATCATGCCTCTGAAGAAGAGGATGGTATAGTTTCTGGTAATGGGACCGACTCACTAAAGGGGGATCACTCACATGGGGGGCCTTCAGAAGTGGAGCTGTCACTTCAGGATTGTTTTAAAGATGATTCCGATTCATGTTCTACCAAGAGTCCCAAGAAAAGTGAAGTTTCTTCGCCAGCTAAGGTTAAATCTGTACCCTGTGTTACCACCTATGAGGAACCTTCTAGCAGGCCAATTACAGTGCCTATGATCAATGATGTTTCCGTGACAGAGTTAGAATCTCGAAATACATTGACTAATGTAGATGATAGTCCACTAGCTCGTCCATCAGTCAATGTGCTTGAGAGCAGCAGTACTGCCAAGGGTGTATGTCAGGCTGAGCCATTTGAAGATGGCTTGATGGATCACTTTTCAGATGTTCAGCAAGTCATTCCTCACAATTCTCAATTGGGAGCAGTGGGACAAGAAACTACAACTTCAGTTGTATCCATTGAGATGCTAAGAATGGCTGATAGAGTAAGTGATGACAAAGGTTCCTCTGTTGGAATGGACCAAAAGTTGGCCCCAGAAGGTCATGAAAGCTGTAATTATGTGCTTGACAGGGATGACATGCCTTTATTGGCAGATAATCTCTCTTTATTTGCCAACAAAGTAAGTGTCAAAAGTATGGAATCTGTGCTGGATATGTCACCGCTGGTGTCATTTCCTGACTTAACTAATAGCTCAGTCTCTGAGGAACCTATTGATAAGTCATCAATGTCCAGTGAAATTGTTATTGAAAAAGCCCTAAGAGTTGATGAAAATTCCATAACAGCTTATGACAATATTTCTTCTTCAGTGAAGACATTGTCAGATGCTTTTGAGTTTGGTAGAAGTTCAGATCATAAAGTTGGTGGCGATCCTCTGGTTAATGTCAGTACTGTGGCATTGTCATCACAGAACACAGTAAAATCCTCCAAGAATGTGAGTTCACAGGGTTGGAAACCAAATCTAGGTGCAAACCAGCAAAGTCCTGCTGGCTCTAGGGTTTTATCTGTTCGCCCATCGAGTTTTATCACTCCAAGGAATGTGCCCGTTCCGAAGAAGCCACTGACATGGCATAGAACTGGTAATAGCTCTTCCTCTGTTGTTGGACGAGGTTCCCAAATGAACGCCCTACCTCCACAAAGCCATTTATCTAAGGACACTGCGAAAGTCGGCTCTTACATTCGCAAGGGTAACAGTCTTGTCAGAAATCCTTCTCCTGTTGGTTCCGTTCCCAAAGGATACCATGCTCGAAGTTCTTCAACTTACCGGTTGAACTCTTCTGGTGTGAATGACCTTAGGAGAAAATGTGAGAACAGGGCTGAGATAACTGGTTCACCTAGCTGCAGGGGAACTCCAGAAGTAAATGCTCCTTCAGAGAGACCCAAAACCCCGACACAGAGCGAATCATTTAGTTGCATTACATTGGTGTCTACATCTTCACCAGTGGTAGATCATCCTGGAAATGGTAGTATTGCTACAAACTCAGATCCTATGGAAGTAACTGACAATATTTTGGCGCTGAAGCCTTCTGAGCATCCTTCAACATCTTCTGCAGTTCCTGAATGTCAAATTGGTCTGGGAGGTGATTCTGGAAGCCAGAATACATTAGATGAAGGcagttccaaaaagaatatAGTTTATGTGAAGCAAAGATCGAATCAGTTACTTGCAGCTTCAGATAAGACCCAGACTTCATCCGATGGCTACTATAAGAGGAGAAAGAATCAACTGATTCGTGCATCTGGCAATAATCATATGAAGCAAAGAATTGTCATGACAAAGAATATAGTTCCTTTCCAAAGAGGTACGAAAAGGCTGAATG GTTTAGCCAAGATCTCTAAATTGTCAAAGTTCTCATCGGTCTGGAAATTAGGTGATACTCAGTCATCAAGGAAATATGGCGGCACTGTAGAGTATGAGAAACTTTGGCCTTACTTATTTCCATGGAAAAGAGCTAGCTATCGGAGGAGTTTCCCGAGTTCCTCTCCAAGTGACAATTCCTCTATTATCAG aCGGAAGTTACTGCTCTCAAAAAAGCGGGAGACAATCTACACAAGGTCAATTCATGGACTCTCTTTACGAAGATCTAAGGTGTTAAGTGTCTCTGGCTCTAGTCTAAAGTGGTCAAAATCTATTGAGCAAAGGTCAAAGAAGGCTACTGAG GCTTTTTTGCAGGAAGCTGCGCTAGCAGTTGCTGCTGTTGACAAAAGGAAAAGGGGACAATATGGTTTTAATGCTGACTCAATGAATGGAAATAATGTTTCTC GAGAAAGGATATTCCGCATTGGTTGTGAGCGGTATAAGATGGACTCTTCTGGGAAGACACTACAAAGAATTTCAG ATGAGGAACCATCGGTGTCAGTTCCAGAGGCAAAGAAATCTTACATACCGAAAAGATTATTGATTGGGAACGATGA GTATGTACGGGTTGGCAATGGTAATAAGCTGGTTAGAAATCCAAAGAGACGAGTTCGCATCTTAGCAAGTGAGAAAGTACGCTGGAGTTTGCACACTGCTAGAATTCGGTTGGCAAGAAAGAAACAGTATTGCCAGTTTTTTACAAGGTTTGGCAAGTGTAACAAGGATAATGGAAAATGTCCTTACATTCATGATCCATCTAAAATTGCCGTCTGCTCTAAATTTCTGAATGGTTCTTGCTCTGATACAAACTGTAAATTGACTCACGAG GTTATTCCTGAAAGAATGCAAGACTGCTCCTATTTTCTGCAAG GAATATGCGCAAATGAGAATTGTCCTTATAGACATGTAAATGTGAATCCAAATGCTTCTATCTGTGAAGGTTTTCTCAGGGGCTATTGTGCTGATGGCAATGAg TGTCAGAAGAAACACTCCTATGTCTGCCCCGTTTTTGAAGCAACTGGCAACTGTCCCAAAGGTTCAAAATGCAAGCTTCACCATCCGAAAAACAGAAGGAAGGGAGTGAAAAGGAAAGCTTTGAGCGAATTAAAGAATGGTCGAGGTCGTTACTTTGGCTCTCCGCACATTGATATTACTGAGTGCATAACAGCTGGATCAGAGAAGCCTTCTGTCAAGGGGAATAATGACATATTCCTTGAAGGGAAGTTTGTCGATTTTATTGGCCTAGATGGTAGCGACGAAGAGGAACATACTATTGATCAGAGAAGTGAGGAAAAGCCACTTTGCGAGAGTGGTCCCGCGGAGATGCAACTGGATGATCTCGATGAGCTTATTAAACCCATGCGTCTGATAAATAGGAATAGGTCTGTAGGTTCATCTCCCTACATAGATAGCCCAAGTGATATGACCACAAGCTATGTATCAGAGTAG